In a single window of the Ancylobacter polymorphus genome:
- a CDS encoding terminase TerL endonuclease subunit — protein MWDLSCPDWEDRIRSGRSLIPDLPLMSEEAELALAMFDELELPDVPGTPPMRDACGLWFREIVRAAFGSWDPVARVRYIRDIFAMLPKGQSKTTYSAGLLLIIMLMNIRPRAEALFVAPTQAISENAYDKAVGMIDRKPELKRRFLPRDHIKTIVDQANGTELRVKTFDVNILTGSILIAALVDELHLLGRNAHTTKVMRQIRGGLEKTPEGLLIITTTQSDAAPVGAFKDELKFARKMRDGEYRGRDVRQMLPILYEFPRDIAADPAKWKDPDNWGLVMPNLGRSVQLPSLIADWNSEQEKGDHAIKVWASQHLNIEIGVGIADDGWRGADYWELRADTGLTLEALIARSEVAVVGLDGGGLDDLFGLCVIGREKVTRRWLVWSHAYAHPNVREVRKDIAATLDDFEAEGSLTFAEVSEYLAEIAAIVALLKSEGLLPAKDAVGFDPNNIAALIDTLAACGIEGPMLRRLLQGPALSPALWGLEHKLSDDTVSHAGLALMNWCVGNVKVEVKANGNMATKQAAGRAKIDPFIAMLCAAILMSWNPTAAGAGMAGFFKSLKGAAA, from the coding sequence ATGTGGGACCTGTCCTGCCCCGATTGGGAAGACCGTATCCGCAGCGGGCGCTCGCTCATCCCTGATTTGCCGCTGATGAGCGAAGAGGCCGAACTGGCGCTTGCCATGTTCGACGAACTGGAATTGCCGGACGTGCCGGGCACCCCGCCGATGCGTGACGCCTGTGGACTGTGGTTCCGCGAGATCGTCCGCGCGGCCTTCGGTTCATGGGACCCTGTTGCCCGCGTTCGGTACATCCGCGACATCTTCGCGATGCTCCCGAAGGGGCAGTCGAAAACGACGTATAGCGCCGGGCTGTTGCTCATCATCATGCTGATGAACATCCGGCCCCGGGCGGAGGCCCTCTTCGTCGCGCCGACGCAGGCCATTTCGGAAAACGCCTATGACAAGGCGGTCGGCATGATCGACCGCAAGCCCGAACTCAAGCGGCGCTTTCTGCCACGCGACCACATCAAGACGATCGTGGATCAGGCCAACGGCACAGAGCTTCGGGTCAAGACGTTCGACGTGAACATCCTGACGGGCAGCATCCTTATCGCTGCCCTAGTCGACGAGTTGCATCTGCTGGGACGGAACGCCCACACGACAAAGGTCATGCGCCAGATCCGGGGCGGTCTTGAGAAGACGCCGGAAGGGCTGCTGATCATCACCACCACGCAGAGCGACGCCGCTCCCGTCGGCGCTTTCAAGGACGAGCTGAAGTTCGCCCGCAAGATGCGTGACGGCGAGTACCGCGGGCGCGATGTCCGGCAGATGCTGCCGATCCTTTACGAGTTCCCGCGCGACATCGCCGCAGACCCGGCGAAGTGGAAGGACCCCGATAATTGGGGCCTTGTGATGCCGAACCTCGGCCGCTCGGTGCAGCTTCCGAGCCTGATTGCCGACTGGAATTCGGAGCAGGAGAAGGGCGACCACGCCATCAAGGTGTGGGCCTCGCAACATCTTAATATCGAAATCGGCGTCGGCATCGCTGACGATGGATGGCGCGGCGCGGACTATTGGGAGCTTCGAGCGGATACCGGGTTGACCCTCGAAGCCCTTATTGCCCGGAGCGAAGTGGCCGTCGTCGGGCTCGATGGCGGCGGCCTTGATGACCTCTTCGGGCTGTGCGTCATCGGTCGCGAGAAGGTCACCAGGCGCTGGCTTGTCTGGAGCCATGCCTATGCACACCCGAACGTTCGCGAGGTGCGCAAGGATATAGCGGCGACGCTGGACGATTTCGAGGCCGAGGGCTCGCTGACCTTTGCCGAAGTCAGTGAGTACCTGGCCGAGATCGCAGCGATCGTGGCGCTGCTGAAGAGCGAGGGCCTGCTGCCGGCGAAGGACGCGGTGGGGTTCGACCCGAACAATATCGCCGCGCTGATCGATACGCTGGCCGCCTGCGGGATCGAAGGCCCGATGCTGAGGCGGCTGCTCCAAGGCCCCGCTCTTTCGCCTGCCCTCTGGGGGCTTGAGCACAAACTGAGCGACGACACGGTGAGCCATGCCGGGCTGGCGCTCATGAACTGGTGCGTGGGGAACGTGAAGGTCGAGGTGAAGGCGAACGGCAACATGGCCACCAAGCAGGCGGCCGGCCGCGCCAAGATTGACCCGTTCATCGCCATGCTCTGCGCGGCCATCCTCATGAGTTGGAACCCGACGGCGGCGGGGGCTGGGATGGCTGGGTTCTTCAAGTCACTCAAAGGCGCAGCGGCATGA
- a CDS encoding phage portal protein, giving the protein MSVMTKMLGAVGLARKSEVTRLMTTLRPDGWYPTGHTGFSDEVVTWRGTLALSTAWACVNLLAGTVASLQFLVYRGTASGVADEAPDHPLYRLLHDSPNADQTAVDFWEFVCVSLELWGNAYVRIVRSGARIVALIPVMPDLVAVRRERSGGLWYRWTDEFGSFDLPAAEVLHIRGFGGSPLGGMSTLSFGRNVFGLAQAIDRSAGGFFKNGMRPTVQLVFPEWLTEEQRTLANDILVEKYMGAANAGRPYVAEGGVKAEAIQMKPDDAQMLQSGARSVEEVCRLFGVPPFMVGHTEKSTSWGTGIEQQTLGFQRFALRRRAKRIEAAIEKQLLTPADRAAGITVGFNFESLLRGDSKARAAYYVAMLNAGVFTINYVRRLEGLPPVEGGDVPRMQAQNIPITEARGIGDNGGPAIDDEDRPPRENPE; this is encoded by the coding sequence ATGAGCGTGATGACGAAGATGCTCGGCGCCGTGGGGCTTGCTCGCAAGTCCGAGGTGACCCGGCTGATGACGACGCTGCGGCCGGATGGGTGGTATCCTACCGGACACACGGGCTTTTCCGACGAGGTGGTGACCTGGCGCGGCACGCTTGCGCTTTCGACGGCGTGGGCCTGCGTCAACCTGCTGGCCGGCACTGTCGCCTCGCTGCAGTTTCTGGTCTATCGCGGCACCGCCTCCGGGGTAGCGGATGAGGCACCCGACCACCCGCTTTACCGCCTGCTGCATGACAGCCCCAATGCCGACCAGACCGCCGTCGACTTCTGGGAGTTCGTATGCGTCAGCCTCGAGCTTTGGGGCAATGCCTATGTGCGCATCGTCCGCTCGGGAGCGCGCATCGTTGCCCTGATCCCGGTCATGCCGGACCTTGTCGCGGTGCGGCGCGAGCGCAGTGGCGGCCTCTGGTATCGCTGGACAGACGAATTCGGCAGCTTCGATTTGCCGGCGGCGGAGGTGCTGCATATTCGCGGCTTCGGTGGCTCACCGCTCGGGGGCATGTCGACGCTGAGCTTCGGCCGGAATGTGTTCGGCCTGGCGCAGGCTATCGACCGCTCGGCCGGCGGCTTCTTCAAGAACGGGATGCGCCCGACGGTGCAACTCGTGTTCCCCGAGTGGCTCACGGAGGAACAGCGGACGCTCGCCAACGACATCCTCGTCGAGAAGTACATGGGCGCGGCCAATGCCGGCCGCCCCTATGTGGCCGAGGGCGGCGTGAAGGCCGAAGCCATCCAGATGAAGCCGGACGATGCTCAGATGTTGCAATCCGGCGCGCGTTCTGTGGAGGAAGTGTGCCGGCTCTTCGGCGTGCCGCCCTTCATGGTTGGACACACCGAGAAGTCGACCAGCTGGGGCACGGGAATTGAGCAGCAGACGCTGGGCTTCCAGCGCTTCGCGCTGCGCCGCCGCGCCAAGCGGATCGAGGCGGCGATCGAGAAGCAGCTGTTGACGCCGGCAGATCGCGCAGCGGGGATCACGGTCGGCTTCAATTTCGAGAGCCTGCTGCGTGGGGATTCGAAGGCACGGGCCGCCTATTACGTGGCGATGCTGAACGCTGGCGTGTTCACCATCAACTATGTGCGCCGGCTGGAAGGCCTGCCGCCGGTGGAAGGGGGCGACGTGCCCCGCATGCAGGCCCAAAACATACCCATCACCGAGGCGCGCGGCATCGGCGACAACGGCGGGCCTGCGATCGACGATGAGGACCGGCCGCCGCGGGAGAACCCGGAATGA
- a CDS encoding HK97 family phage prohead protease, with product MKIKDSGQHKTKSFALQVKALGDDGTFEGYGSVFGNVDSYGEKVMPGAFVESLARHKREGSNVLMLWQHDPYQPIGVWEDLAEDAKGLWGKGRLVLEVEKAREAHALLKASAIGGLSIGYREEDTDQDGAVRLLKKLYLHEISLVSFPANRRARVESVKSADRMEDFARRLRDGDPMPIKEFEDILRDAGVPKAMAVQIASVGYAKAIRSESEGEKANEPAAFLKALLGG from the coding sequence ATGAAGATCAAGGACTCCGGCCAGCACAAGACCAAGAGCTTTGCGCTACAGGTCAAGGCGCTCGGCGATGACGGCACTTTCGAGGGCTATGGCTCGGTTTTCGGCAATGTCGACAGCTATGGCGAGAAGGTCATGCCAGGCGCCTTCGTCGAGAGCCTGGCCCGCCATAAGCGCGAGGGCTCCAACGTCCTGATGTTGTGGCAGCATGACCCGTACCAGCCGATTGGCGTGTGGGAAGATCTGGCCGAAGACGCCAAGGGGCTGTGGGGCAAGGGTCGGTTGGTGCTCGAGGTCGAGAAGGCGCGCGAGGCGCATGCGCTGCTGAAGGCGTCGGCCATTGGCGGACTGTCCATCGGGTATCGCGAGGAAGATACCGATCAGGACGGCGCGGTGCGCCTGCTGAAGAAGCTCTATCTGCACGAGATCAGCCTCGTGTCATTCCCGGCCAACCGCCGCGCGCGGGTGGAGTCGGTGAAGTCCGCCGACCGCATGGAGGATTTCGCCCGGCGCCTGCGCGATGGCGACCCCATGCCGATCAAGGAATTCGAGGACATCCTGCGTGACGCAGGGGTCCCGAAGGCCATGGCCGTACAGATCGCCTCTGTCGGCTATGCGAAGGCCATTCGGAGCGAGTCCGAGGGCGAGAAGGCGAATGAACCGGCCGCCTTCCTGAAGGCGCTTCTGGGCGGCTGA